One window of the Allosaccharopolyspora coralli genome contains the following:
- a CDS encoding type 1 glutamine amidotransferase, whose protein sequence is MDTARILVVTPSDEAPPARVAEWLTEAGAEVDVVAPAREGLPADMERYSALVVMGGAMGALDDVEHPWLAGVRGLLSDAVRNRTPTLGVCLGGQLLAAATGGQVRPGRKGPEVGTLLVAKRDAATEDVLLGDLPMTPDVLQFHGDEIASLPPSAQLLASSPTYDNQAFRVGDYAWGLQFHIETDTELVLAWAGEHPDLAETARAGQLEREWLDAFHDDMAQTWRPIVERFARLAAQPPEQRPTSRFLPMA, encoded by the coding sequence ATGGACACCGCGCGCATCCTGGTCGTGACCCCGTCGGACGAGGCTCCGCCTGCCCGTGTCGCGGAGTGGCTGACGGAGGCTGGAGCCGAGGTCGATGTCGTCGCGCCCGCCCGCGAGGGGCTTCCCGCCGACATGGAGCGCTATTCGGCGCTGGTGGTCATGGGCGGGGCGATGGGTGCACTCGACGACGTCGAACACCCGTGGCTGGCCGGTGTCCGCGGGTTGCTCAGCGATGCGGTCCGCAACCGCACTCCCACGCTCGGCGTGTGTCTCGGTGGGCAACTGTTGGCCGCGGCCACGGGCGGCCAGGTTCGTCCCGGCCGCAAGGGTCCGGAGGTCGGCACGTTGCTCGTGGCGAAACGTGACGCGGCGACGGAAGACGTGCTCCTGGGCGATCTTCCGATGACGCCGGACGTGCTGCAGTTCCACGGTGACGAGATCGCGTCGTTGCCGCCGTCCGCGCAGCTGCTGGCATCATCGCCGACGTACGACAACCAGGCGTTCCGGGTCGGTGACTACGCGTGGGGCTTGCAGTTCCACATCGAGACCGACACGGAGCTCGTCCTGGCATGGGCAGGGGAGCACCCGGACTTGGCGGAGACGGCGCGTGCCGGCCAGCTGGAGCGGGAATGGCTCGATGCGTTCCACGACGACATGGCACAGACGTGGCGGCCGATCGTCGAGCGGTTCGCCCGGTTGGCGGCACAGCCGCCCGAGCAGCGTCCGACGAGCCGGTTCCTGCCGATGGCGTGA